Proteins found in one Tamandua tetradactyla isolate mTamTet1 chromosome 1, mTamTet1.pri, whole genome shotgun sequence genomic segment:
- the ING3 gene encoding inhibitor of growth protein 3 isoform X5: protein MLYLEDYLEMIEQLPMDLRDRFTEMREMDLQVQNAMDQLEQRVSEFFLNAKKNKPEWREEQMTSIKKDYYKALEDADEKVQLANQIYDLEKEK from the exons ATGTTGTACCTAGAGGACTATCTGGAGA TGATTGAGCAGCTTCCAATGGACCTGCGGGACCGCTTCACGGAGATGCGCGAGATGGACCTGCAGGTGCAGA atGCAATGGATCAACTAGAACAAAGAGTTAGTGAATTCTTtttgaatgcaaagaaaaataaacctgaGTGGAGAGAAGAACAAATGACGTCCATCAAAAAA gaTTACTATAAAGCTTTGGAAGATGCAGATGAGAAGGTACAATTGGCAAACCAGATATATGACTTG